One Candidatus Neomarinimicrobiota bacterium genomic window carries:
- a CDS encoding TlpA disulfide reductase family protein, whose product MKQFVTIQSIRCSIVIVLFSQIGLAQEPAKLSVSDPSPTFYLRTLEGENFFLSKEIKPDSPIILAFYATWCIPCRQEIPALEKMMGDPSLQNVRLYYVNVGGLMVAENGGEVTKQREETDKVMRYRDRFKMTHPILMDRYAMTAQKYGAESLPTLVVIGGEGNIKYLHHGYKPGDEVLLSQLLKDL is encoded by the coding sequence ATGAAACAATTTGTAACAATTCAATCGATACGATGCAGTATAGTGATTGTGTTATTTAGTCAGATTGGTCTGGCACAAGAACCTGCCAAACTTAGTGTTAGCGATCCTTCTCCAACATTCTACCTACGCACGCTTGAAGGTGAAAACTTCTTCCTGAGCAAAGAGATCAAACCTGATAGCCCCATCATCCTGGCTTTTTATGCGACTTGGTGTATACCCTGTCGTCAGGAAATACCAGCTCTTGAAAAGATGATGGGTGATCCCAGTCTACAAAACGTCAGATTGTATTATGTGAATGTGGGTGGACTAATGGTTGCTGAGAATGGTGGGGAAGTCACCAAACAGAGAGAAGAGACCGATAAGGTCATGAGATATAGAGACCGTTTTAAAATGACCCACCCCATCCTCATGGATCGCTATGCAATGACAGCCCAGAAGTATGGGGCCGAGTCCTTACCAACCCTCGTTGTCATTGGTGGAGAGGGGAATATAAAATATTTACACCACGGCTATAAACCTGGTGATGAGGTTTTGCTATCACAATTACTGAAGGATCTATAA
- a CDS encoding formylglycine-generating enzyme family protein encodes VKVGMASIAAQLSAIIISPKEPEQSNYIVSGNKKQDKKIPNNLGKVDITLTDGPIGLDSIEIEIVKSLLGTNMVKVKGGTFIMGDNMNLGDSDEQPNHKVTISDFLISKYEVTQRLYEQVMGANPSRFKGESNPVEKVSWYDAIQFCNFLSQIEGLISCYSIIDGAVTCDWSANGYRLPTESEWEFSARSGGHNDLTFSGAAFESDLEDYSWFRLNSGSKTHEVGTKSPNRFGLHDMSGNVREWCWDRYGSYNSETQKNPTGTEYGLYNIVRGGSYSGAAFRLRTSARGHIPPKNNWYDIGFRVLRNDLNKQL; translated from the coding sequence GTAAAAGTGGGGATGGCGAGTATAGCTGCACAATTATCTGCAATTATAATTTCGCCAAAAGAGCCTGAACAATCCAATTACATAGTAAGTGGTAATAAAAAACAAGATAAGAAGATTCCAAATAATTTGGGTAAAGTTGACATAACTCTTACTGACGGCCCTATCGGATTAGACAGTATAGAAATAGAGATAGTAAAATCTTTGCTGGGGACAAACATGGTGAAGGTAAAGGGTGGTACATTCATCATGGGTGACAACATGAATTTGGGTGATTCTGATGAACAACCTAATCACAAGGTAACCATAAGTGATTTCTTAATAAGCAAATATGAGGTTACACAGAGACTGTATGAACAAGTCATGGGGGCAAATCCTTCAAGGTTTAAAGGTGAAAGCAATCCCGTGGAGAAAGTCTCCTGGTACGATGCTATCCAATTCTGTAATTTTTTGTCGCAGATTGAAGGGCTTATATCATGCTATTCAATTATTGACGGTGCTGTTACTTGTGACTGGTCTGCCAATGGTTATCGTCTTCCGACAGAAAGTGAGTGGGAATTTTCAGCAAGAAGTGGTGGCCATAATGACTTGACTTTTTCTGGAGCAGCTTTTGAAAGTGATTTAGAAGATTACAGCTGGTTTCGTTTGAACAGTGGTTCCAAAACTCATGAAGTTGGAACGAAATCTCCGAATCGATTTGGATTACATGACATGAGTGGTAATGTCCGAGAATGGTGCTGGGATAGATATGGTAGCTATAATTCTGAAACTCAGAAAAACCCTACTGGAACAGAATATGGACTCTATAATATCGTTCGAGGGGGTAGTTATAGCGGTGCTGCATTTAGGCTGCGAACTTCAGCAAGAGGCCATATCCCCCCTAAAAATAATTGGTACGATATTGGGTTTAGGGTTTTAAGGAATGATCTAAATAAGCAATTATAG